DNA sequence from the Pomacea canaliculata isolate SZHN2017 linkage group LG7, ASM307304v1, whole genome shotgun sequence genome:
tctaaaaattttaatttttcccttTTGTCAGTATGAGATTTGTTAgattctctcttgctcactgCGTTACCGAtcggtgtgtgcgcgcgagtgtgtgtgtgtaatctgGCGCACGGTCTACACGCGCATGTATTCGCGCACGAACTTTCACACTAAAGTCCTCGCGCATTCAAGGGCTTACACTGTCACTGGTACGATGAATAAAGGATGGGCTAtgagaagttttaaaaatatataagaaacaCAATCTGTAATTTTTTCCGTTACGAACAgtgcacacaaacaatacaACTATCGTATCAGTTATATCAGATACAGACTATGTGTCTCGTTGGGTCTTTATTTCATGTCTCATCTATCCCGGttaatactttcttttaaaaaaataaactctacAAACCACATCATAGAAACcatcaggggaaaaaaaagcaatttagACGTATGAATATGATTGTGATAATAGTGTGaataaagaagacagaaaattaTGCCGAAATCCACCGTTGAGAAATGCTACcaaactaaatttaaaatggGCTgggtatttaaaataaatggccCATACCTCGTTGAAAGGAGAAGGCAATATCAGAAGACAGTTTggtataaatatatctttaaaactAACCTGTAGTATTTTGCGGCAGGGCCTCGAAGATAAGTGCGACACTTCCGAGGTTGTTGCTGACAACGGCTTTGTAAAGTCCAGCTGTGTTCACCGTTATTTTGATGACCGTTACTGTACAGGTGACTTTATAGAGTAGCTGAGGGTTGTGAGAGCAGAATACACGGAATACGTCATCGCTGGCCGGTGTTTCACTGTTGCAGTTATTTGATCCAATGAAATATTTGGTCACAATCACAGAGTTTGGGTAAGCAATCAGTTCTAAACTCAATGTTTTGCCTTCTACAATAGTCGGAGGTGTAGGGCTGGACACGGTGCTTCTAGGCTTACctataattaaagaaaaaagaaaaaaagacgcAAATAGCCTGGTATCACTTAAGAAACgatataaatgaatgaaaaaatgcgCGTTTATTTATAAGTATTATAACTAATAAATGAGTACACATaatgatgttttaaataaaattaaataacacAACAATCATATTATGTATAGTCATTCATGTCAAAcctttcaattatttttaatccaaAAAATGTCGTAACATCTTCATCacatttgtattattgtattacTCTTACTCTCTGATGACTCTAAGAATGTTTAATTGCCAGATGGTGATTTCGGCCATTGATCACCGTTGCAATGAAATGTGTCTGAAGCAGAGAGGTTTGCAGTGACAAGCCTACCACCCGCTCCACGCCTGTTCAACTGAGCGATCCCGTGGTATCGAGGTGCATCTCAGCagtctgttttttaaaatctttttaaaatgcttttaaaaattaatactgCTATCAAGAAGTTCAAGGAACGAAACTTTCATATCTCTCGTTATAAATGTGGAGGAAAGAAATGTACTTACACATGACAAATAATTTGACAGCCTGGTATCTACTGCCTATGGTGTTATCAGCAGAACACCTGTATTCACCGGTGTCCTCACACTCAGCCACCTTGTCATATCGTGTTTGTACTGTTGGATCAGCTAGAGTCACGTTACCTCCAGGCTGACTGTGTACCACACGGTTACCGTTGGTGACGTCAGTGATGGTCATGTTAGGTGTGGGTCTGCCGTCAGACTGACACAACATGGTCACTGGGCTTTTCTCCTCCACAATCACGTTCTCGCTGGCGTTGTTTACCTTGAAGCTAATTTGAGAGGGAGAATCTGTAGACATGTTAACACAACCCATTATTTGATGACTTTTGTGATACAAATGTGACTAAACATCTTTATGACACAGTCAGCAAGTAGAAAAGCGTAGTTAAGTGAAAGCGCCATCCAAGCAAAAAAAGTCGTTCAGCTAaatttatttccagaaaatgcacaCTACTAGCATGCTCAGCCAATTATCATAACcttctaaatatttgtaaagaacttatgaagtaaaagcttaaaaacaATGAGAAGTGTGCAGGTCACAAACTGAACGATTGTCTTGTTCCACGTCACACTGCACACGCTGTCCCGTCTTTACCCCtgatcttcatcatcatcgtcatcatcgtcgtcttcatcatcatcgttgttattattattattattattattattattattattattattattattattattattattattattattattattattattattattattaatattattattattattattattattattattattattattattattattaccattcccttcaccatcatcagcagccAGTCATTTTCCTGATGTCTTTgaagtttaaagtttattaaacTTTGACGTAATGGCGAAGCCGTTGTTTAAGGGTATGTGATCTGTAAACTATTTTCTCTCTTGGCTTTGAACTTCAAAACCCGAACACTAGATGTCATCTTTAATAGACTCTATTAAAAATGTTGGACAACTAGTCATCAATGGTAATTTTATTTATGCTGATATTTAAACTTGTTTCGaatatgtgtttaaaatgttagCAGCTTACAAGTGACGATAAGTGTGTAGGTAAGTGACTGCTGGACTGTCCTGTTCCACATCAGACTACACACGTAGTTGTCGCCATGCTGCTCTCTCTTCAGGCCCGTTAGTGACAGTTGGCTGGAGCGTTTGATGTTCCATTGCAGTCTTCCCTGAGGTGAGCCTAACTCACTGACGGAACATTGACAGGTGAGGTCAGTACCTTCTGTCATGTACTTGGAACAGTTGTGTGTTAGACTACCGCTTGGCCGGCCTGAAAGACACAAAGGATGGTTTGAATAATATTGTTTAATCACCTGAACGTATTTATAAATTTTCCGAAAATAAGCCCTTATGCGCTGTGGATAtatatctctgtgtgtttgtgtgtgtgtgtgtgtgtgtgtgtgtgatattgaTAAATTACTTATACGATACATAATTATGAAAACGTCAATTGATTAACAAACAACAGCAGGgtgtacacaaaaataatacacaaaaatcctcagaagtttaaaatgaacaaagcaATAAGAACCAGTggataaattgtttttctttttacgtTAAAAAAGTAGTTATTCCCCTGTTCATCATCATTTATATCTCATTGTTTCACACGTTAGTAACCCCTCCCCCTCTTTTTTCCGCCCAGCAAAGCCATTTGGTATAGCGTGAACCTTTTCTGAACGAACACGGCTACTTGTCCTGTAAACCTCATATCCATGCCATGTGACTTTATTTGGGCAATCATCATAATTCTGTTAAGACAGCATTGCGACATCACTTCACTAAAGGTTGCTCAGCTTTTTTTTTGCACAGGTACCTGTACGATTTTCAAATTCTTAGGGGGCTGTACGAGTTACATTCGTTGAAACGACTGTTTACAAACCCCAGGAGCATCTTTGGACCACAAATGTctaactgaaataaatttgtattgctAGTAATACACACATTGCTTGTATAAGACCAAACGAAGTACCTATTCCTGCTAAAAATGTCCTGCGTGGATTACTACATGATTGATTATTATTGATTATTGATTCAGTACAAAGCGGAGCGTCTAATGGGTAATTACAGCTAGGATTGGAGGTCTCTACGAAGCTACACTATCTTTCAAATTTACAAGAAACGgatgtttttgtaaaaaaggGCAGAGCCCAACTTTTGAATTAGTGTCATTATTCGAACAATTctaactactactactactacgagGATAATGAAGTATTTATCGTGATTACCTGCCGTTACAAGCCTTTAATTGTAAAATGCTCCGACGTCATTATAATAATGGGCTAAAacttaataattaaaaactagTAAAAAcggacaaaggaaaaaaaaagttcttgaagGTTAAGTCTGTGGTAAGGGAGAAACAGAGAGGGTCTGGGCCAGAAACTAATTAGGAGATAGACCCGTGCTGCAAGGTTAGTGTGGTACGTTTAGTATTTGTTCATGGTTAGTACTGATGGTAATTGAAGGATTTTTAACTTGTTTGAACTTGTTTAGGGTATCATTACAAGCGTCAAAATTCTCTTCCTGCATACGAACGGATAAAGGTTATTAGAATTCGAACAACGCCAtacatgaaaagaaattattttgataatCACTCACGTATTTCATTGCTTCCAGTGAATGTGGGGGAAATGTTGACCTGCCCTGGCATGATGATGACTGTGTAGGTGTATCGTCCTTCACTAGGCAGGTAAGAGGTCATGTTGCACGTGCCTGTGTAATAACCAGTCTGTGTACTTGGCTGTagattcattttataaaaaccCACTTCTGCAGTCGTTCCAGCAGTcttaaacaaacagaaaagcagctaattaaaattttatcgAAAATAATGCCTTCAACTTCTAAATCATACTATTAGCTAACAGATGAGTATTTGATTTGCCTTTTAGATGGCATGGTTCGTTGGTATTCATAAAATTTTGTGTTACCAAGATGGCATGCAAATTTCGAACTGTTTCGAGACAATAATATTCTTCTAAATATAACACACATATATCAACGTAGTTTGAGAAATGCGTTTGCAAGAGAAAGGAATCTAGTTACTAAAAAACTTAAGTGTAAATCGCTTAACTGATGGAATGTTTTCATCCAGCAGtcctttgcttttaaaatgcattatacAATGTAATTATATGTTTAAACTAGATTTTTATAACATGATACCTGAGAAGTCTGATGAAAATAACAACCGGACTTATCCAGAAATCTTGTAGATTTGAGCTTGGGGACACTGCACCAGCCTGTCACCGTCCATGTCTCTTCACTAAACTCAATGTGGCAGTGGAGTTCTCGGCAGGATCTGAAATATTACATATCCACATAGTGGTTAATTGTTAGGACAAGAAAAAACAGACACGATTCTTTAGTCTTACCATTTGAATCCCCtacagaaatgagaaaatatttaatacatcTTTCTATTTATCAAACAGCGCAAACATTAAATAACATTAAGTGTTTTAAGTGACGGAAGCTTTGTGGTCTTTTCCGTACGAGTGGTGTGTTTACAACCGTAAACATTGGACTAACGTCCGTTTTGTGGTGCGTTTACTGAAACACTGTAATCTTGTCTGTATGATAAACCTGTTTTGAAACCTCTTCTGTCTGCTCTGTGATTATTTCTTATAAGAGAAATACATTTGCTTTCCACTGTCCATACTACTAACTATATTACGGGTGTGTAGGGCAACACAGTGATTATTAATGTACCACCGATGAGAATATGTAGCATGAAAACtagttgaaatgtttattatcattgttaAACTCTATTTTCAGAGAAAACTTATTGCGGCAAACACCGATAAGGTAAATAACCTGCCGATGTGAACTCTCTAACTCGTTTCCCTTACTTTAATTAAACTTTCTGAAAAATTCCTTTTCAACAAAGAAGCTCAGttttttattacataatataCATTTAAGCCAACGCATACCTTAATTTTTCATTGTAACTGttcataattataatttatggTTTAAAGATTTCTCGTGCAGCTTCTCTAACGTATCATATGAGTTagttattatttctattaattttatcaataaTGCTAAAGAATGTCAATGATAGAAAGTGTAGCTGTTACTGGTGTAATAGTCGTATCAACTTAAATACTTACAGATTATGTCTATTTGACACGTTTTAGCTTCAGTGTTCGTCCAGCATGTAATATTCTCCGCATAGTTTTGGTTGCAGATTATTAAACCGATTAACCAAACTACGACCGATATTCTCCCTCTATCCCGTTTCACTcactttcttttacatttatgAAGTTCATTTACGATACAAATCCAATTAAATTTTCTTGCAATTGTTTTATCCACTTTGGAAGAAAAAATTCTTATGAGATGCTTCTATAACAAATTAAAGGAGTAGATAATGACTCTGACACTTTTAACTATATAATCCATTATAACTTTTAGAAATTATACTTTTACAGGTGTATAGTCGTATCAACTTTAATATTACAGATTATGTCCAGTTGGCACAGTTGCTCAGTGTTTGTCTTACATGTAATATTTTCCGAAAGATACTTAATCAGGAGATTCTTGTCGCTGATTTACAAGTAATGTTAAAGTATTCGTTCGAAGTCTGCTAATGTTGAATATATCCGTAAGCAAATGGTCGTGACATGATGGTGGAACTGGCGGACATTTTTTCACACATGTGTTAAGCACCAGCTGACTTCTTGCTGATCTGTGAGTCCAGTGCAGTGAAGTGTTGGtcatctcttccttcctttatttccAAATACTTCAGACAGACACAATTCAGAGTACGTGgataaagaaaaccaaaataaaaagtcaaatgtCGCACTAATTTTTGATTCTAGTGTTCCAATGCGTTTTGAAGGCAAATTGTACACCTGTAAGCATGTTAACATATAATGTTAACTATATATCTAATATAAGCATGTTa
Encoded proteins:
- the LOC112569572 gene encoding neural cell adhesion molecule 1-like, which gives rise to MNLQPSTQTGYYTGTCNMTSYLPSEGRYTYTVIIMPGQVNISPTFTGSNEIRRPSGSLTHNCSKYMTEGTDLTCQCSVSELGSPQGRLQWNIKRSSQLSLTGLKREQHGDNYVCSLMWNRTVQQSLTYTLIVTYSPSQISFKVNNASENVIVEEKSPVTMLCQSDGRPTPNMTITDVTNGNRVVHSQPGGNVTLADPTVQTRYDKVAECEDTGEYRCSADNTIGSRYQAVKLFVMCKPRSTVSSPTPPTIVEGKTLSLELIAYPNSVIVTKYFIGSNNCNSETPASDDVFRVFCSHNPQLLYKVTCTVTVIKITVNTAGLYKAVVSNNLGSVALIFEALPQNTTGNKNSDDVTSSEFSRGLGTGLGIGLGIGLGIAAAEAVGVVLVCCWRRRQQKPKGRRENTGYNSRQDLSLDKVNEPSLASERENKSSYEVIGKSDTGQTAGYTNVQGSHLSSRKASNKTGNVYDGLHLQDVGVSSPYASLT